The following proteins are encoded in a genomic region of Pseudodesulfovibrio mercurii:
- a CDS encoding phosphoglycerate kinase — translation MLCIDQVDIAGKKVLFRVDFNVPIEDGVITDDNRIRAALPTIRYALDQGASVILCAHLGKPKGKVVPELSLGPVARRTGELLGKGVALVPGRIGDQAVKMAADLVPGQVIMLDNLRFNPEETGKTPEERGDFGKLLASLADVYVNDAFGVAHRENASVVDVPKYAKVCCAGFLLKREYEYLGEALQSPKRPYVCVSGGAKVSTKLGILRNLLGKVDDIIIGGAMANTFLLAQGYNVGQSLVEPDLVDAAAEIMAKAKSMGSVLHLPVDFLYAKTPKAKQAEGVCTAKTIPPDALVLDIGPETITNFVSVIELAKTVVWNGPMGLFETTAFAKGSLAVCEAIAGLKNGLTIVGGGDTDAVVHLLGLADKFSFISTGGGSFLEFLEGKELPAFKALKECMK, via the coding sequence ATGCTGTGTATAGATCAGGTTGATATCGCTGGAAAAAAAGTACTGTTCAGGGTGGACTTCAACGTCCCCATAGAGGACGGAGTCATCACCGACGACAACCGCATCCGTGCGGCCCTGCCGACCATCCGCTATGCTTTGGACCAGGGGGCCTCGGTCATTCTCTGCGCGCATCTGGGCAAGCCCAAAGGCAAGGTCGTACCCGAACTCTCCCTGGGCCCGGTGGCCCGGCGCACCGGCGAACTGCTCGGCAAGGGCGTGGCCCTGGTGCCCGGCCGCATCGGCGACCAGGCCGTGAAGATGGCCGCCGACCTCGTGCCGGGTCAGGTGATCATGCTCGACAACCTGCGCTTCAACCCCGAGGAGACCGGCAAGACCCCGGAAGAGCGGGGCGATTTCGGCAAGCTGCTGGCCTCCCTGGCCGACGTCTACGTCAACGACGCCTTCGGCGTGGCCCACCGCGAGAACGCCTCGGTGGTGGACGTGCCCAAGTACGCCAAGGTCTGCTGCGCCGGGTTCCTGCTCAAGCGCGAATACGAATATCTGGGCGAGGCCCTGCAATCCCCCAAGCGCCCCTATGTCTGCGTCTCGGGCGGGGCCAAGGTCTCCACCAAGTTGGGAATATTGCGCAATCTGCTCGGCAAGGTGGACGACATCATCATCGGCGGGGCCATGGCCAACACCTTCCTTCTGGCCCAGGGCTACAATGTGGGCCAGTCCCTGGTGGAGCCGGACTTGGTGGACGCGGCGGCCGAGATCATGGCCAAGGCCAAGTCCATGGGCTCGGTGCTCCACCTGCCCGTGGACTTCCTCTACGCCAAGACGCCCAAGGCCAAGCAGGCCGAGGGGGTGTGCACGGCCAAGACCATCCCGCCGGACGCCCTGGTCCTGGACATCGGCCCCGAGACCATCACCAATTTCGTCTCCGTCATCGAGTTGGCCAAGACCGTGGTCTGGAACGGGCCCATGGGGCTCTTTGAAACCACGGCCTTCGCCAAGGGGTCCCTGGCGGTCTGCGAGGCCATCGCCGGGCTGAAGAACGGCTTGACCATCGTGGGCGGCGGAGACACGGACGCGGTGGTCCACCTGCTCGGCTTGGCCGACAAGTTCAGTTTCATCTCCACGGGCGGCGGCTCGTTCCTGGAATTCCTCGAAGGCAAGGAACTTCCGGCCTTCAAAGCCTTAAAGGAGTGCATGAAGTAA
- the tpiA gene encoding triose-phosphate isomerase encodes MKKLMAANWKMYKTWGEAEATAGELVGLVADALPADREVLVFPPFTALKAVGDVFGPAAGFSVGGQDFYTEEEGAFTGEISPNMLKDAGASFGLTGHSERRHVLGEDDALVGRKTAYGLSQGLKVVLCIGELIEERRAGRVQEVLERQLRAGLADVPADMDPERLSVAYEPVWAIGTGEVAGPAEIVEAHAFTRKILVSIFGEKANEMRILYGGSVKPGNCAEIIALDNVDGVLVGGASLQGESFSRIVLA; translated from the coding sequence ATGAAGAAGCTGATGGCAGCCAACTGGAAGATGTACAAGACCTGGGGCGAGGCCGAAGCCACGGCCGGGGAACTGGTCGGGCTGGTCGCGGACGCACTCCCGGCTGACAGGGAAGTGCTCGTATTCCCGCCATTTACCGCACTCAAGGCCGTGGGCGACGTGTTCGGCCCGGCAGCCGGTTTTTCGGTCGGGGGCCAGGACTTCTATACAGAGGAGGAGGGCGCCTTCACCGGCGAGATCTCCCCGAACATGCTCAAGGACGCGGGCGCTTCCTTCGGCCTGACCGGCCACTCGGAGCGCAGGCACGTGCTCGGCGAGGACGACGCATTGGTGGGTCGCAAGACCGCCTACGGGCTGTCCCAGGGCCTCAAGGTCGTGCTGTGCATCGGCGAGCTCATCGAGGAGCGCCGGGCGGGCCGGGTGCAGGAGGTGCTCGAGCGCCAGTTGCGGGCCGGGCTCGCGGACGTGCCCGCGGACATGGACCCCGAGCGTCTGTCCGTGGCCTACGAGCCGGTCTGGGCCATCGGCACCGGAGAGGTGGCCGGCCCTGCGGAAATCGTCGAGGCGCACGCCTTCACGCGGAAAATCCTCGTCTCCATCTTTGGTGAAAAAGCCAATGAAATGAGGATCTTGTATGGCGGAAGCGTCAAGCCGGGCAACTGCGCTGAAATTATTGCGCTTGACAACGTGGATGGAGTATTGGTAGGAGGCGCGAGCTTGCAGGGAGAAAGCTTCAGTCGGATCGTACTGGCTTGA
- the secG gene encoding preprotein translocase subunit SecG yields the protein MLQSGHEGMGVIFGGGSSTMFGSTGAGGLLVKVTAGLATVFLLTSLGYNILTGNKVSNVDSIMLQQQTPAAETTAPAAPAKPGVTFKDTGDDAKNQ from the coding sequence ATGCTTCAGTCCGGTCACGAGGGGATGGGAGTCATCTTCGGCGGCGGGAGCAGCACGATGTTCGGCAGCACCGGCGCGGGCGGTCTCCTGGTCAAGGTAACCGCTGGACTTGCAACGGTTTTCCTGCTCACTTCCCTCGGGTACAATATCCTGACCGGCAACAAGGTATCCAACGTGGACTCCATCATGCTGCAGCAGCAAACGCCTGCGGCGGAGACCACGGCCCCGGCGGCCCCGGCCAAGCCCGGCGTAACCTTCAAGGATACCGGTGACGACGCCAAGAACCAGTAG
- a CDS encoding nucleotidyltransferase domain-containing protein gives MIEARTWMADVLPRLQEAFGPRLRYLGLQGSYRRGEATETSDIDLVVLLDTVALDDLDVYRTIVHAMPEGRKACGFLCGVREFAAWPPHELFSFAKDTTDHFGRLEDFLPPVTREDVRYGARIGASTLLHLLTHSYLYADAEARPAILKEACKSAFFLMLVVHYLDSGRFCASKRELLAELDGVDQEIIEAGLDLSAPPADRSEKERYALLLNWCREVMRTA, from the coding sequence ATGATCGAAGCGCGAACCTGGATGGCCGACGTCCTTCCCCGTCTGCAGGAGGCCTTCGGCCCCCGGCTGCGGTATCTCGGATTGCAGGGCAGCTACCGCCGTGGGGAGGCCACGGAAACGAGCGACATCGACCTCGTGGTCCTGCTGGACACGGTGGCCCTGGACGACCTGGACGTGTACCGGACCATCGTCCACGCCATGCCCGAGGGGCGCAAGGCCTGCGGATTCCTCTGCGGCGTCCGGGAGTTCGCCGCCTGGCCGCCCCACGAACTGTTCTCTTTTGCGAAAGATACGACCGATCATTTCGGCAGGCTGGAGGACTTCCTGCCGCCCGTGACCCGCGAGGACGTCCGGTACGGCGCACGGATCGGCGCGTCCACCCTGCTCCACCTGCTGACCCACAGCTATCTGTACGCCGACGCGGAGGCCAGGCCCGCCATCCTGAAGGAGGCCTGCAAATCCGCCTTCTTCCTCATGCTGGTGGTCCACTACCTGGATTCCGGGCGGTTCTGCGCGAGCAAACGGGAACTGCTCGCGGAGCTGGACGGCGTGGACCAGGAAATCATCGAGGCGGGTCTGGACTTGTCCGCCCCACCGGCCGACCGCTCCGAAAAAGAGCGCTACGCCCTGCTCCTGAACTGGTGCCGGGAAGTGATGCGGACCGCCTGA
- a CDS encoding ankyrin repeat domain-containing protein, producing the protein MIIRRCVRHSLLIALLCLTLFPSMAQGKTLIQLSRSLDARPVWEALAAGADPHERDKDANTPLHVAAAWGSPDICRALLRAGAEVDARNKYGVTPLISAAGQGRFANMVVLMEAGADVNAASDGGGTPLSTSFMAHGPAALEALRVLLERKPDLNVRGKEGDTPLSSGIGWVEASRILLLLDAGADPNIPNKRGQTAVHEAVRFDRVALMEPLIRHGADLNAPGQYGTPLQVAAQNDFTAMAEILVANGAKDTHPSSRPTPRPERKKEEYPLHRAAQSQFGLEDVRRLLKEGADPNQADGFKKTPLAYAVHEGRLSTVILLLEAGADPNVSDSQWDSPLHLAAQNNRPEVIKYLLQYGVKPDRMGRMDTPLQRAASLDWYGSAKVLIDAGADPDLISGMGLTALAYAAAKPDSRVAPLLIASGADVNLQGRAKLSPLSIAVGKHNTGTVNLLLAHGADINATGPGGASALHVAIGARYPDMAELLLKAGADGAQQDQFGRTAMHVAARANDLTVLELLVGKGYAVDEPDRLGRTPLFGAAMSGRQEAATYLIRQGADVMARDRGGDTLLHQAALNNQRDSCALLLDAGADINALNKHGKTPLDLVIARLDNKGRVPAETRRQLADLAEFLMAHGARETAKK; encoded by the coding sequence ATGATTATACGTCGTTGCGTGCGGCATTCGCTGCTGATCGCTCTACTGTGCCTGACGCTTTTCCCCTCCATGGCACAGGGCAAGACCCTGATCCAACTGTCCCGTTCCCTGGATGCGCGGCCCGTATGGGAAGCCTTGGCCGCAGGGGCCGATCCCCATGAACGGGACAAGGACGCCAACACCCCGCTGCACGTGGCCGCCGCCTGGGGCTCCCCGGACATCTGCCGCGCCCTGCTCCGGGCCGGCGCGGAAGTGGATGCGCGCAACAAGTACGGCGTCACGCCATTAATTTCGGCCGCCGGGCAGGGTCGCTTCGCGAACATGGTGGTCCTCATGGAGGCGGGTGCGGACGTCAACGCGGCCAGCGACGGCGGGGGCACTCCCCTGTCTACGTCCTTCATGGCCCACGGCCCCGCAGCCCTGGAGGCCCTCCGCGTCCTGCTGGAACGCAAGCCCGACCTCAATGTGCGCGGCAAAGAGGGAGACACTCCGCTCAGCTCCGGCATCGGCTGGGTCGAGGCGTCCCGCATCCTCCTGCTGCTGGACGCCGGGGCCGACCCGAACATCCCGAACAAGCGCGGCCAGACGGCGGTGCACGAGGCCGTGCGCTTCGACCGGGTGGCCCTCATGGAGCCGTTGATACGGCACGGCGCCGACCTGAACGCTCCGGGACAATATGGCACGCCGTTACAGGTGGCGGCCCAGAACGACTTCACGGCCATGGCCGAGATATTGGTCGCCAACGGGGCAAAGGATACCCATCCGTCCTCGCGCCCGACCCCGCGTCCGGAGCGGAAAAAGGAGGAATACCCCCTGCATCGGGCCGCCCAGAGCCAGTTCGGTCTGGAGGACGTGCGCCGCCTGCTCAAGGAGGGGGCGGACCCGAATCAAGCGGACGGATTCAAGAAAACCCCGCTTGCCTACGCGGTCCATGAAGGCAGGCTCTCGACGGTCATCCTGCTGCTCGAGGCGGGCGCGGACCCGAACGTCTCGGACAGCCAGTGGGACTCTCCCCTGCATCTGGCCGCCCAGAACAACCGGCCCGAAGTCATCAAATATCTCCTCCAGTACGGGGTGAAGCCCGATCGCATGGGACGGATGGACACCCCGCTCCAACGGGCGGCCAGCCTGGACTGGTACGGTTCCGCAAAGGTTCTGATCGACGCCGGAGCCGACCCCGACCTGATCTCCGGCATGGGGTTGACCGCCCTCGCCTACGCGGCCGCCAAGCCCGACAGCCGCGTGGCCCCGCTGCTCATCGCCTCCGGCGCGGACGTGAATCTCCAGGGCCGGGCCAAGTTGAGCCCGCTCTCCATCGCCGTGGGCAAGCACAACACCGGGACCGTCAACCTGCTCCTGGCCCACGGGGCCGACATCAACGCCACGGGCCCCGGAGGCGCGTCCGCCCTGCACGTGGCCATCGGCGCGCGCTATCCCGACATGGCCGAACTCCTGCTCAAGGCGGGCGCTGACGGCGCGCAACAGGACCAGTTCGGCAGAACGGCCATGCACGTCGCGGCGCGGGCCAACGACCTGACGGTGCTTGAACTGCTGGTGGGCAAGGGATATGCGGTGGACGAGCCGGACCGTTTGGGCAGGACGCCCCTCTTCGGCGCCGCCATGAGCGGCAGGCAGGAGGCGGCCACGTACCTGATCCGACAGGGTGCGGACGTCATGGCCAGGGACCGGGGCGGCGATACGCTCCTGCACCAGGCCGCCCTGAACAACCAACGGGACAGCTGCGCATTGCTCCTCGACGCCGGTGCGGACATCAACGCCCTGAACAAACACGGAAAGACCCCGCTCGATCTCGTCATTGCTCGATTGGACAACAAAGGCCGGGTCCCGGCGGAAACCAGACGACAACTCGCCGATCTGGCGGAATTTCTCATGGCCCATGGAGCCCGCGAGACCGCCAAGAAGTAG
- a CDS encoding response regulator: protein MTAITIFNGVFCDARPVVEHVAEITGYRLVDDREIIADAARLSGRKRAAFSGLFDPEAGGSPLAAPERNGLVAWLRYAVARKLSGGEDLVFWGYSALLTPRNCGNILAACLVNERNDRLWTACRDGRHTEAQAVARMTADDRVRGEWVVDVTDCNDPWSETLYDVVVPVGALGVRQSACLIVEQLANGVVRDSEATRACAEDFRLAARVRAELARAGHDVAVVARDGSLTLSLEDHDATLASGARDLFEEIAAMAGVRGVEIGAGRRYNPNDVFQRAACARPCPDAAAREDAACTSARAEDVALAEAVRSRIPFDAWGVSVFVKDGFVSLTINDHARLVERMARRVCDLAARVEGVADVTFGIGREYHLGAACKRVRRELCRTLLADERRKFLPTLSARLQRDGGVGAFALYDGKSVFYTMEEPEVVLLDMPDSGGPDVLRRFKRDHPATEVLVLSDRKAEQERETCMNLGAFACLHKPVNSVALSETIRAACEKSRACACS, encoded by the coding sequence ATGACAGCCATTACAATTTTCAACGGAGTTTTCTGCGATGCGCGGCCCGTGGTCGAGCACGTGGCGGAAATCACCGGCTACCGGCTGGTGGACGACCGCGAAATCATAGCCGATGCGGCCCGGCTATCGGGCCGGAAACGGGCGGCGTTCAGCGGTCTGTTCGATCCGGAGGCCGGGGGATCGCCTCTGGCCGCGCCGGAGCGCAACGGGCTGGTCGCCTGGCTGCGCTACGCCGTGGCCCGGAAGCTGTCCGGGGGTGAGGATCTGGTCTTCTGGGGCTATTCGGCCCTGCTCACGCCGCGAAATTGCGGAAATATTTTGGCTGCTTGCCTGGTCAATGAGCGCAATGACCGGCTCTGGACGGCCTGCCGGGACGGTCGGCACACCGAGGCCCAGGCCGTGGCCCGTATGACCGCCGACGACCGGGTGCGCGGCGAGTGGGTGGTAGATGTTACGGATTGCAACGATCCCTGGTCCGAGACACTGTACGACGTGGTCGTTCCGGTGGGGGCCCTGGGGGTCCGGCAGAGCGCCTGCCTCATCGTCGAGCAACTGGCCAACGGCGTGGTCCGCGATTCCGAGGCCACCCGGGCTTGCGCGGAGGATTTCCGGCTGGCCGCCCGGGTGCGGGCCGAGCTGGCGCGCGCTGGGCACGACGTGGCCGTTGTCGCCCGCGATGGTTCGCTGACCTTGAGCCTGGAAGACCACGACGCCACCCTGGCGAGCGGGGCGCGCGACCTGTTCGAGGAGATCGCGGCCATGGCTGGCGTGCGCGGCGTGGAGATCGGAGCGGGGCGGCGTTACAACCCGAACGACGTATTTCAGCGGGCGGCCTGCGCCCGTCCGTGCCCCGACGCGGCGGCCAGGGAGGATGCGGCCTGTACCTCGGCCCGCGCCGAGGACGTGGCCCTGGCCGAGGCGGTGCGTTCGCGCATCCCCTTCGACGCCTGGGGCGTATCCGTGTTCGTGAAGGACGGCTTCGTGTCCCTGACCATCAACGACCACGCCAGGCTGGTGGAGCGCATGGCCCGGCGGGTCTGCGATCTGGCCGCCCGCGTCGAAGGCGTCGCGGACGTGACCTTCGGCATCGGCCGGGAGTACCACCTGGGCGCGGCCTGCAAGCGCGTCCGCCGGGAGCTGTGCCGTACCCTGCTGGCCGACGAGCGGCGCAAGTTCCTGCCGACACTGTCCGCCCGGCTGCAACGCGACGGCGGGGTGGGGGCCTTCGCCCTGTACGACGGCAAGAGCGTCTTCTACACCATGGAGGAGCCCGAGGTGGTCCTCCTGGACATGCCGGATTCCGGCGGGCCGGACGTGCTGCGCCGGTTCAAGCGGGACCATCCGGCAACCGAGGTCCTGGTCCTGTCGGACCGGAAGGCCGAACAGGAGCGCGAAACCTGCATGAACCTGGGGGCCTTCGCCTGCCTCCACAAGCCGGTCAACAGCGTGGCCCTGAGCGAGACCATCCGGGCCGCCTGCGAAAAGTCCCGCGCCTGCGCCTGCTCCTGA
- a CDS encoding GNAT family N-acetyltransferase has protein sequence MRLEPAGEADHPELLAVWEASVRATHHFLAEEDILPLRPLILEHYFDAVTLCCARDMAGKILGFSGVAHGNLEMLFVAPDSRGRGIGTALCRHAVDRFGVTRVDVNEQNPQALGFYERFGFEVVGRSPLDGQGKPFPLLHMKLRRS, from the coding sequence ATGCGCCTGGAACCAGCCGGTGAGGCGGACCATCCCGAACTGCTCGCGGTCTGGGAAGCGTCCGTCCGCGCGACCCATCATTTCCTGGCCGAGGAGGACATCCTGCCCCTGCGTCCGCTAATCCTCGAACACTATTTCGATGCGGTGACCCTGTGCTGCGCCCGGGACATGGCCGGAAAGATCCTCGGATTCAGCGGTGTTGCCCACGGCAACCTGGAAATGCTCTTCGTCGCGCCGGACAGCCGGGGCCGGGGCATCGGTACGGCCCTATGCCGCCACGCCGTGGACCGCTTCGGCGTGACCCGGGTGGACGTCAACGAGCAGAATCCGCAGGCCCTGGGGTTCTACGAACGCTTCGGCTTCGAGGTTGTGGGCCGTTCACCCCTGGACGGCCAGGGCAAGCCCTTCCCCCTGCTCCACATGAAGCTGCGGCGGTCCTGA
- a CDS encoding AzlD family protein: protein MGTDSLIAILGMAAVTYLTRIAGPWLVRLVQGNQRVEACLSRLPGSILAALLAPLVFAVGTAEAVASGVTLVFALRFRNMPLSLVAGVGSLILLRHLL, encoded by the coding sequence GTGGGAACCGATAGCCTGATCGCCATCCTCGGCATGGCCGCCGTGACCTACCTGACCCGAATCGCCGGGCCGTGGCTGGTCCGCCTGGTCCAGGGCAACCAGCGGGTGGAGGCGTGCCTGTCAAGGCTGCCCGGCTCCATCCTGGCCGCGCTGCTCGCCCCGCTGGTCTTTGCCGTGGGCACGGCCGAGGCCGTCGCTTCGGGCGTCACCCTGGTGTTCGCCCTGCGTTTCCGGAACATGCCCCTGTCCCTGGTGGCGGGCGTGGGGTCCCTGATCCTCCTGCGGCACCTCCTGTGA
- a CDS encoding AzlC family ABC transporter permease: MTARLSLESARQGALRTLPVALSVFAYGLVYGLLTRQAGLTMGEAALSSGLIFAGSSQFVALDMWSHPLPITALIFTTFIVNLRHVLMSASLTPWMRGLPPRTTLPLLFLLVDESWAMTYGAVSRGKSDLGFLLGSGLLIWAAWMGATITGRLAGAVIPDPEAFGLDFAFTAVFLSLLAGLWKGKGDIPPWAVAAITALVVHHFLPGKWYIVIGGLAGSLTGLWGNRGNR; the protein is encoded by the coding sequence TTGACCGCGCGCCTGTCGCTCGAATCCGCCCGGCAGGGGGCCCTGCGCACCCTGCCCGTGGCCCTCAGCGTCTTTGCCTACGGCCTGGTCTACGGCCTGCTCACCCGCCAGGCCGGACTGACCATGGGGGAGGCGGCCCTGTCCAGCGGCCTGATCTTCGCCGGGTCGTCGCAGTTCGTGGCCCTGGACATGTGGTCCCATCCGCTGCCCATAACCGCTCTGATTTTCACCACATTCATCGTCAACCTGCGGCACGTGCTCATGAGCGCGTCCCTGACGCCCTGGATGCGCGGCCTGCCTCCCCGCACCACCCTTCCCCTGCTTTTCCTGCTGGTGGACGAGAGCTGGGCCATGACCTACGGGGCCGTCAGCCGGGGCAAGTCGGACCTGGGCTTCCTGCTGGGCAGCGGCCTGCTCATCTGGGCCGCATGGATGGGGGCGACGATCACCGGCAGGCTGGCCGGGGCGGTCATTCCCGACCCCGAGGCCTTCGGGCTCGACTTCGCCTTCACCGCCGTGTTCCTCTCCCTGCTGGCCGGGCTGTGGAAGGGCAAGGGGGACATCCCGCCCTGGGCCGTGGCCGCGATCACCGCCCTGGTGGTCCATCATTTCCTGCCCGGCAAATGGTACATCGTCATCGGCGGCCTGGCCGGGAGCCTGACCGGGCTTTGGGGGAACCGTGGGAACCGATAG
- a CDS encoding tetratricopeptide repeat protein: MKARIAFSLLTLFLVLAGLNPAQAEEKQSFQQWLEHYRAWDRLEKEYAQESAADTPEAVLKRAQVYLNLNSPAKALEIIEMTPAFTGKDEADRLWLGGRAHRGLGDLTKAVLWYTQATKFLSDDEIKARFKGEPDLAVIWHDVWIKMYWAWLANHTLSRDSQKEALNMIMVVGRKVWENDFWNRVYSLMNPNMAPDGKAPAPGQADPAASLVQSADTQRIARALAAVSLEKFEEATGYISTLSNDTVRAFWTSILYFLNSGNTPKNLEVFLKDNYLKAHAFWAGNILAPYSKSRSEWFLGNPDSAAWTKFRNNILTMAPAEAEKAIDNELGSMLISEQTATLLRNFKLALSLSNGNRQVAATTWDSIDKTTLPICLRLAGVLAFKDDLNKILPEKPAEAFALYPVLAALSGAAGIDVHPETEAPFWTAAPADQLQALSAGQYPLDRLLLMAWWQQRFAAEPSVGLAKRVAYLFDDSSFGIRGLIFLADDAVKAKNLQLGAFYLNRIDEPALPPELRMAWLDIKTRLELDAGHQAQALETYQAMTKTGEPIPVMTRLRMALLYQQRREYETAQQELLTMWDQRATMTTALQAETLFWLGEGEQALRNPDKALDYYLKLAWQYPQENIWCLTAMYRASLIYEKRGKYETAKRLLGTVVRNASIKEQRVAAQARIDAIDKKMGEENGGGESTLVYPF, encoded by the coding sequence ATGAAAGCACGCATCGCATTTTCGCTTCTGACGCTTTTTCTGGTCCTGGCCGGACTGAACCCCGCCCAAGCCGAGGAAAAACAGTCCTTCCAGCAATGGCTCGAGCACTACCGCGCCTGGGACCGCCTGGAAAAGGAATACGCCCAGGAGTCCGCCGCCGATACCCCCGAGGCCGTGCTCAAGCGCGCCCAGGTCTACCTGAACCTCAATTCGCCCGCAAAAGCCCTTGAAATCATTGAGATGACACCGGCCTTCACCGGCAAGGACGAGGCCGACCGGCTATGGCTCGGCGGCCGCGCCCACCGAGGTTTGGGCGACCTGACCAAGGCCGTTTTGTGGTACACCCAGGCCACTAAATTCCTGTCCGACGATGAGATCAAGGCCCGTTTCAAGGGCGAACCCGACCTGGCCGTCATCTGGCACGACGTCTGGATCAAGATGTACTGGGCCTGGCTGGCCAACCACACCCTTTCCCGCGACTCCCAGAAGGAAGCCCTGAACATGATCATGGTCGTGGGCCGCAAGGTCTGGGAGAACGACTTCTGGAACCGGGTGTATTCCCTCATGAATCCCAATATGGCGCCTGATGGCAAGGCGCCAGCGCCCGGCCAGGCGGACCCGGCCGCGTCCCTGGTCCAGTCCGCGGACACGCAGCGGATCGCCCGCGCCCTGGCCGCCGTGTCCCTGGAAAAATTCGAAGAGGCCACAGGCTACATCTCCACGCTGTCCAACGACACCGTGCGCGCATTCTGGACCTCGATCCTGTACTTCCTCAATAGCGGCAACACACCGAAAAACCTTGAAGTATTCCTTAAAGACAACTACCTCAAGGCCCACGCCTTCTGGGCGGGCAACATCCTGGCCCCCTATTCCAAGTCCCGGTCCGAATGGTTCCTGGGCAATCCGGACTCGGCCGCCTGGACCAAGTTCCGCAACAACATCCTGACCATGGCCCCGGCCGAAGCGGAAAAGGCCATCGACAACGAGCTCGGCTCCATGCTCATCTCCGAGCAGACCGCGACCCTGCTGCGCAACTTCAAGCTCGCCCTGTCCCTGTCCAACGGCAATCGGCAGGTTGCGGCAACCACCTGGGATTCCATAGATAAAACAACGTTGCCCATCTGCCTGCGGCTGGCGGGCGTACTGGCCTTCAAGGATGACTTGAACAAAATCCTGCCCGAAAAACCGGCCGAGGCCTTTGCCCTGTACCCGGTGCTGGCCGCCCTTTCCGGGGCCGCCGGGATAGATGTCCATCCCGAGACCGAGGCCCCCTTCTGGACCGCCGCCCCGGCCGATCAGTTGCAGGCCCTGTCCGCCGGACAGTATCCCCTGGACCGACTGCTCCTCATGGCCTGGTGGCAGCAGCGGTTCGCGGCCGAGCCGTCCGTGGGGCTGGCCAAGCGCGTTGCCTATCTGTTCGACGACTCGTCCTTCGGCATTCGCGGCCTGATCTTCCTGGCCGACGACGCGGTCAAGGCCAAGAACCTGCAACTCGGGGCCTTTTACCTGAACCGCATCGACGAACCCGCCCTGCCGCCCGAGCTGCGCATGGCCTGGCTGGACATCAAGACCCGCCTGGAACTCGACGCCGGGCACCAGGCCCAGGCCCTGGAGACCTACCAGGCCATGACCAAGACCGGCGAGCCCATCCCGGTCATGACACGCTTGCGCATGGCCCTGCTCTACCAGCAGCGGCGGGAGTACGAGACCGCACAGCAGGAACTGCTGACCATGTGGGACCAGCGGGCGACCATGACCACCGCCCTGCAGGCCGAGACCCTGTTCTGGCTCGGCGAGGGCGAACAGGCCCTGCGCAATCCCGACAAGGCGCTGGATTATTACCTTAAACTGGCCTGGCAGTATCCCCAGGAGAACATCTGGTGCCTGACGGCCATGTACCGCGCCTCCCTGATCTATGAAAAGCGGGGCAAGTACGAGACCGCCAAGCGGCTGCTCGGCACAGTGGTGCGCAACGCCTCCATCAAGGAACAGCGCGTGGCCGCCCAGGCGCGCATCGACGCCATCGACAAGAAGATGGGCGAGGAAAACGGCGGCGGCGAGAGCACCCTGGTCTACCCGTTCTAG
- a CDS encoding TRASH domain-containing protein, whose amino-acid sequence MLKFLVIAAALFLVYKLFMGDKQKKDMKKDKAFKQKVASGEMVKDPSCGTYVDKDGDIRVREGDKVHVFCSYECRDKYLKRIGATAAKKEAVESKDDEA is encoded by the coding sequence ATGCTGAAATTCCTGGTCATCGCTGCGGCCCTGTTTCTGGTCTACAAGCTCTTCATGGGCGACAAGCAAAAGAAGGACATGAAGAAGGACAAGGCCTTCAAGCAGAAGGTGGCCTCGGGCGAAATGGTCAAGGACCCGTCCTGCGGGACCTACGTGGACAAGGACGGCGACATCCGCGTCCGGGAAGGGGACAAGGTCCACGTGTTCTGCTCCTACGAATGCCGCGACAAGTACCTGAAGCGCATCGGCGCCACGGCCGCCAAAAAGGAAGCCGTGGAGTCCAAGGACGACGAAGCATAG